Proteins from one Candidatus Methylomirabilota bacterium genomic window:
- a CDS encoding ABC transporter permease, with amino-acid sequence MSVPVVIAAPAPDVRTLTPEQERYYLASQWQLIWWRLQKHRLAMAALWFLVAFYAIIPFVEFLAPYALRTRHADYVYFPPQRVHVFHDGRLVGPFVYGHVMTINMETLKREYREDFTRRYRVRLLAEGEPYAFLGLWQARVHLFGSEEGGTLFLLGTDRLGRDMLSRILHGARISLTVGLVGISVSFVLALIFGGLSGYYGGKVDIVIQRLIEVIRSFPELPLWMALSAALPARLEPILVYVGITIILGIIDWTGLARSIRGKLLSLREEDFATAALLMGGSPAYVIRRHLLPAFTSHLIVSATLSIPRMILGETALSFLGLGLRSPITSWGVLLTEAQNMNAVALYPWLMAPVVAVVLTVLAFNFLGDGLRDAADPYA; translated from the coding sequence ATGAGCGTGCCGGTGGTGATCGCGGCGCCCGCCCCGGACGTGCGGACGCTGACCCCCGAGCAAGAGCGCTACTACCTCGCTTCCCAGTGGCAGCTCATCTGGTGGCGCCTCCAGAAGCATCGGCTGGCCATGGCGGCGCTCTGGTTCCTGGTGGCGTTCTACGCCATCATCCCGTTCGTCGAGTTCCTGGCGCCCTACGCGCTGCGGACGCGGCATGCGGACTACGTGTACTTCCCGCCCCAGCGGGTGCACGTCTTCCACGACGGGCGGCTGGTCGGGCCGTTCGTGTATGGCCACGTCATGACCATCAACATGGAGACCCTCAAACGGGAGTACCGTGAGGACTTCACCCGGCGCTACCGGGTCCGGCTCCTCGCCGAGGGCGAGCCCTACGCCTTCCTGGGTCTGTGGCAGGCCCGCGTGCATCTCTTCGGGTCGGAGGAGGGCGGGACGCTGTTCCTGCTCGGGACCGATCGGCTCGGGCGCGACATGCTCTCGCGAATCCTCCACGGCGCCCGGATCTCGCTCACGGTGGGACTGGTGGGGATCTCGGTGAGCTTCGTCCTGGCGCTGATCTTCGGCGGACTGTCGGGATACTACGGCGGCAAGGTGGACATCGTCATCCAGCGCCTGATCGAGGTGATCCGATCGTTCCCCGAGCTTCCGCTCTGGATGGCGCTCTCCGCCGCGCTGCCGGCCCGCCTGGAGCCGATCCTCGTCTACGTGGGCATCACGATCATCCTGGGCATCATCGACTGGACCGGGCTCGCCCGGAGCATCCGCGGCAAGCTTCTCTCCCTGCGGGAGGAGGACTTCGCCACCGCGGCGCTTCTGATGGGGGGCTCGCCGGCCTACGTGATCCGCCGGCATCTGCTGCCGGCCTTCACCAGCCATCTCATCGTCTCCGCCACGCTGAGCATCCCTCGGATGATCCTGGGGGAGACCGCCCTGAGCTTCCTGGGCCTCGGCCTGCGGTCGCCGATCACGAGCTGGGGCGTGCTTCTCACCGAGGCTCAGAACATGAACGCCGTCGCCCTCTATCCCTGGCTGATGGCGCCGGTCGTGGCCGTCGTCCTGACGGTGCTCGCCTTCAACTTCCTGGGCGACGGCCTCCGCGACGCCGCCGATCCGTACGCGTGA
- a CDS encoding ABC transporter transmembrane domain-containing protein: METNLYRYIIRRSLRHQLILIAIIFVLAFLNPWMLSLTKQIINKAIGKGDLGALVWLCTLFLGAVLASGALKYVKQNMEGLISERMLRNLRSELYERILRFPLPHFRNTSTGQLVAMILGEVEDLGNFFGEALSIPAFQGSMLIGTLAFMVYQNPWMALAGMALFPVQVWLVRKLQRRVTQLSRERVRLVRGLSDKIQESVGSIQEIYVHNTLAYEATGFRGQLRRIFKVRLRIYNLKYLVKWINNFLEKFGQFVLLLLGGWLIITRPDLFDVGSLVAFLQAYNQLNEPWRELINYFQQKENARVKYEQVILNFDVPGIRPEFPLEERLPEPVPKLAGAYDVRGATVLLDGSVKALDQIKLATPPHEHVAIVGTAGSGKSTLALVLAKLYGYTGTVLLDNVELAQIPSAVAGRQMAYVGSEARLFTGTVLDNVVYGLRHRPGTGDARPDSDDWLDLSPLGVSDRAGLVAAVLESARVGRLDDDLFALGLRSTIDPAKQPEIAARLLTARRLVAERFAREGGEPAIEFFDRERFATYASIGENILFGHSAVPALALERLPASEYFLRVITEVELRAPLLTLGAEIARETVEIFKDIAPDNELFANFSLITASELPEYTRLVSRLDGGPPDGLPAEDQERLIALSLRLIPARHRLGRVDEAFMAKIVLARRRFAETLPPMLAETFAPYDRERYFADGTLLENMLFGKVVATSSLAVKRVNAIVEEVITAHGLRDVVMEAGLGYHVGLFGSRLSPAQRQKVALTRALLKRPHILIMDQAVSVLEGDKRGEVHQRVTAAMKGRTIIAVVDRLDLARYYDRVAVLDAGKVAEFGTYQELVTQGSLFRQLAVQAGVTA; this comes from the coding sequence ATGGAAACCAATCTCTATCGCTACATCATCCGACGGAGCCTCAGGCACCAGCTCATCCTGATCGCCATCATCTTCGTGCTGGCGTTCCTGAACCCCTGGATGTTGTCCCTGACGAAACAGATCATCAACAAGGCCATCGGGAAGGGCGACCTGGGCGCGCTGGTGTGGCTGTGCACGCTGTTCCTGGGGGCCGTGCTGGCCTCGGGGGCGCTCAAGTACGTCAAGCAGAACATGGAGGGGCTGATCTCGGAGCGGATGCTGCGGAACCTGCGGAGCGAGCTGTACGAGCGGATCCTGCGCTTCCCGCTGCCGCATTTCCGGAACACCTCGACGGGACAGCTGGTGGCCATGATCCTGGGCGAGGTGGAGGACCTCGGCAACTTCTTCGGTGAAGCCCTCTCGATCCCCGCGTTTCAGGGCTCCATGCTGATCGGCACGCTGGCGTTCATGGTGTATCAGAACCCCTGGATGGCCCTGGCCGGCATGGCGCTGTTCCCCGTCCAGGTCTGGCTGGTTCGGAAGCTCCAGCGCCGCGTCACCCAGCTCTCGCGCGAGCGGGTCCGGCTGGTGCGGGGGCTCTCCGACAAGATCCAGGAGTCGGTCGGGAGCATCCAGGAGATCTACGTCCACAACACGCTGGCCTACGAAGCCACCGGTTTCCGGGGCCAGCTCCGGCGGATCTTCAAGGTGCGGCTCCGGATCTACAACCTCAAGTACCTGGTCAAGTGGATCAACAACTTCCTGGAGAAGTTCGGGCAGTTTGTCCTCCTCCTCCTCGGGGGGTGGCTGATCATCACGCGACCGGACCTCTTCGACGTCGGCAGCCTGGTGGCCTTCCTGCAGGCCTACAACCAGCTGAACGAGCCGTGGCGGGAGCTCATCAACTACTTCCAGCAGAAGGAGAACGCGCGCGTCAAGTACGAGCAGGTCATCCTCAACTTCGACGTGCCGGGCATCCGGCCGGAGTTCCCGCTGGAGGAGCGCCTCCCGGAGCCGGTGCCGAAGCTGGCCGGCGCCTACGACGTCCGCGGCGCCACCGTGCTGCTGGACGGCTCAGTCAAGGCCCTCGACCAGATCAAGCTGGCCACGCCGCCCCACGAGCACGTGGCCATCGTGGGGACGGCCGGCAGCGGGAAGTCGACCCTGGCCCTGGTGCTGGCCAAGCTCTACGGCTACACGGGCACCGTCTTGCTCGACAACGTTGAGCTGGCCCAGATCCCCTCGGCGGTGGCCGGTCGCCAGATGGCCTACGTGGGCAGCGAGGCCCGGCTGTTCACCGGCACCGTGCTCGACAACGTGGTGTATGGCCTCCGTCACCGGCCGGGTACCGGCGACGCCCGGCCGGACTCGGACGACTGGCTCGATCTCTCTCCGCTGGGGGTGTCGGATCGGGCGGGGCTGGTGGCCGCCGTCCTCGAGTCGGCCCGGGTGGGGAGGTTGGACGACGACCTCTTCGCGCTCGGTCTCCGGTCGACCATCGATCCGGCGAAGCAGCCGGAGATCGCCGCCCGGCTCCTCACCGCCCGCCGGCTGGTGGCGGAGCGCTTCGCCCGCGAGGGGGGCGAGCCGGCCATCGAGTTCTTCGACCGGGAGCGCTTCGCGACCTACGCGTCCATCGGCGAGAACATCCTGTTCGGGCACAGCGCGGTCCCGGCCCTCGCGCTGGAGCGACTGCCCGCCAGCGAATACTTCCTGCGGGTCATTACCGAGGTCGAGCTGCGAGCGCCACTGCTGACGCTGGGCGCCGAGATCGCCAGGGAGACGGTCGAGATCTTCAAGGACATCGCGCCCGACAACGAGCTGTTCGCCAACTTCAGCTTGATCACCGCCAGCGAGCTCCCGGAGTACACCCGGCTGGTCTCGCGCCTGGACGGAGGCCCGCCGGACGGGTTGCCCGCCGAAGATCAGGAACGACTGATCGCGCTTTCCCTTCGGCTCATCCCGGCTCGCCACCGACTGGGCCGCGTCGACGAGGCGTTCATGGCCAAGATCGTCCTGGCCCGGCGGCGCTTCGCCGAGACCTTGCCGCCCATGCTGGCCGAGACCTTCGCGCCCTACGACCGCGAGCGGTATTTCGCGGACGGCACCCTGCTGGAGAACATGCTGTTCGGAAAGGTCGTGGCCACCAGCAGCCTGGCCGTCAAGCGCGTCAACGCCATCGTCGAGGAGGTGATCACCGCTCATGGCCTGCGCGACGTCGTGATGGAAGCGGGACTGGGCTATCACGTCGGGCTCTTCGGCAGCCGGCTGTCCCCCGCCCAGCGCCAGAAGGTGGCGCTGACGCGGGCCCTGCTCAAGCGGCCGCACATCCTCATCATGGACCAGGCGGTGAGCGTCCTGGAGGGGGACAAGCGCGGCGAGGTCCACCAGCGGGTCACGGCCGCCATGAAGGGGCGAACGATCATCGCCGTCGTCGACCGGCTGGACCTGGCCCGGTACTACGATCGGGTGGCGGTGCTCGACGCGGGCAAGGTCGCGGAGTTCGGGACCTACCAGGAACTCGTGACGCAGGGAAGCCTGTTCCGTCAACTCGCGGTCCAGGCCGGGGTCACGGCCTGA
- a CDS encoding cyclic nucleotide-binding domain-containing protein: MQPLERDVETLRNIPLFAGLPTARLKLIAYTAEVVRFEPGEVIVQQGDAADAVYIIAEGEAEVWLTDADSHRLLLRTMGPHSLFGETAVLCKRRRTATVKAKDRVVTFKISAQLFLDLVRQSPEIGMQVMTVLAERLESSTALLQQHDRH; this comes from the coding sequence ATGCAGCCGCTAGAACGAGACGTCGAGACCCTGCGCAACATCCCCCTGTTCGCCGGCCTGCCGACGGCGCGGCTCAAGCTCATCGCCTACACGGCCGAAGTCGTACGCTTCGAGCCCGGCGAGGTGATCGTGCAGCAAGGCGACGCGGCCGATGCCGTGTACATCATCGCCGAGGGCGAGGCCGAGGTGTGGCTCACCGACGCCGACAGCCACCGCCTGCTCCTGCGGACCATGGGGCCCCACAGCCTGTTCGGGGAGACGGCCGTGCTGTGCAAGCGGCGACGGACGGCCACCGTGAAGGCCAAGGATCGCGTGGTGACATTCAAGATCTCGGCCCAGCTGTTCCTCGACCTCGTGCGCCAGAGCCCGGAGATCGGGATGCAGGTGATGACGGTGCTGGCCGAGCGCCTGGAGAGCAGCACCGCCCTCTTGCAGCAGCACGACCGCCACTGA
- a CDS encoding alpha/beta hydrolase: MRRVGLSVGAFILLALASPLLAVGLEDPPDVEVPGAAPCIIGGDACLANLALGNGARLSYYRTFPLQPLPGTTYAGIKRAVIVIHGLSRNAPGYFSYVVQSAIVAGKLNETIVMAPYFRPAASDARVLYWKGDGWREGELSNDPGGGAPRMTSFHVIDVLLAMLNHQALFPDLDAIVIAGHSAGGQFTQRYAATSPAASYFAGSRFRFVVSNPSSYMYLGPERWISDRFRIPPLEVRLLCGGWDRYKYGLGGRDGYVGQLHASAIRQQYRVRDVIYLIGQADTGNAELDRGCEANLQGRHRYRRGVIFKDFMQTFYPGNGHRLLIVPGVGHDANQMFNSAPGRSALFGVP; encoded by the coding sequence ATGAGACGGGTTGGATTGTCGGTGGGCGCGTTCATCCTGCTGGCACTGGCTTCCCCGCTGCTGGCGGTCGGGCTGGAGGACCCGCCTGACGTCGAGGTTCCCGGCGCGGCTCCCTGCATCATTGGCGGGGACGCCTGTCTCGCGAATCTCGCGCTGGGGAACGGCGCCCGCTTGAGCTACTACCGGACATTCCCGCTGCAGCCGCTGCCGGGGACCACTTACGCCGGCATCAAACGGGCGGTGATCGTGATCCACGGGCTCAGCCGCAACGCGCCCGGCTATTTCAGCTACGTGGTCCAATCGGCCATCGTGGCGGGCAAGCTCAACGAGACGATCGTCATGGCGCCGTACTTCCGGCCCGCCGCGTCGGACGCCCGGGTGCTCTACTGGAAAGGGGACGGCTGGCGAGAAGGCGAGCTGTCCAACGACCCGGGCGGGGGCGCGCCGCGCATGACGTCCTTTCACGTCATCGACGTGCTCCTGGCGATGCTCAACCACCAGGCGCTCTTCCCCGATCTCGACGCCATCGTCATCGCGGGGCACTCGGCCGGAGGCCAGTTCACCCAGCGCTACGCGGCCACCAGCCCGGCCGCCAGCTACTTCGCGGGAAGTCGGTTCCGCTTCGTGGTCTCGAACCCGTCGTCGTACATGTACCTGGGGCCCGAGCGCTGGATCAGCGACCGCTTCCGCATCCCACCCCTGGAGGTGCGCCTGCTATGCGGCGGCTGGGACCGCTACAAGTACGGCCTCGGCGGCCGGGACGGCTACGTCGGACAGCTCCATGCCTCGGCGATCCGCCAGCAGTATCGGGTCCGCGACGTGATCTACCTGATCGGCCAGGCCGACACCGGCAACGCCGAGCTGGATCGGGGCTGCGAAGCCAACCTTCAGGGCCGCCACCGGTACCGTCGCGGAGTCATCTTCAAGGACTTCATGCAGACGTTCTACCCGGGCAACGGCCACCGGCTGCTCATCGTGCCTGGTGTCGGCCACGACGCCAATCAGATGTTCAACTCGGCGCCGGGGCGGTCCGCGCTCTTCGGCGTGCCCTGA
- a CDS encoding group 1 truncated hemoglobin, with translation MRIRALCIGFTLVALLTVASLAPSVSAQSADTLYKRLGGYDAIAAVVDEFIGRLVGDPQLRRFFEVFSTDSKTRIRQHVVDQLCAATGGPCIYTGRTMKASHAGSGISERDWTIAVNHLVATLEKFKVPEKEKGEVLALLGTLKTDIVERP, from the coding sequence ATGCGGATCCGTGCTCTCTGCATCGGCTTCACCCTCGTCGCTCTGTTGACGGTGGCCTCCCTGGCGCCGAGCGTGTCGGCCCAGTCCGCCGACACTCTCTACAAGCGGCTGGGCGGATACGACGCGATCGCCGCCGTGGTGGACGAGTTCATCGGGCGCCTCGTCGGCGACCCCCAGCTCCGCCGCTTTTTCGAGGTGTTCAGCACGGACTCCAAGACCCGGATCCGCCAGCACGTGGTCGACCAGCTCTGCGCGGCGACGGGCGGGCCCTGCATCTACACCGGGCGCACCATGAAAGCCTCCCACGCCGGGTCGGGGATCTCGGAGCGGGACTGGACCATCGCGGTGAACCACCTGGTGGCGACCCTCGAGAAGTTCAAGGTGCCGGAGAAGGAAAAGGGCGAGGTGCTGGCGCTCCTCGGGACCCTGAAGACCGATATCGTCGAGCGGCCGTAG